In Antechinus flavipes isolate AdamAnt ecotype Samford, QLD, Australia chromosome 3, AdamAnt_v2, whole genome shotgun sequence, a genomic segment contains:
- the LOC127554065 gene encoding cell surface glycoprotein CD200 receptor 1-like, which produces MEMNSFWKSFDLMLLTLLISFLVVEYKSTEAEAQVPSANMSAAQMSPKCHTNATKVSVQMNTCVVLSCLHYSSKEFVMATWTKFSRDKASCIIAYRKDKNTTNETNCSGTRITWESEPEKNFSLQIEPVTIHHEGYYQCDLVTPDGNFQSCYNLSVLVPPPVINLSEEENGTVVCKAAAGKPAAQISWDPEGVCFTVKETHHNRTVTVKSICTRNSFNASNVNCFISHLTGNRTLFINFQVHSFQTSSKFLFWILSVIPLGFVGLFFCKKSSWCRKCPKPEATPGAGEDEVEPYASYTEKSNPLYDCRTEVKISTTS; this is translated from the exons AATATAAAAGCACAGAAGCAGAGGCTCAAGTTCCATCAGCAAACATGTCAGCTGCGCAGATGTCCCCAAAATGTCACACTAAtg CTACCAAAGTGTCTGTACAGATGAACACCTGCGTTGTTCTCTCCTGCTTACATTACTCATCAAAGGAATTTGTAATGGCCACATGGACCAAATTCTCCAGAGACAAAGCTTCCTGTATCATAGCTTACAGAAAAGACAAGAATACCACCAATGAAACAAACTGCTCTGGTACTAGAATAACCTGGGAATCTGAACCTGAGAAGAACTTCAGCCTTCAGATAGAGCCAGTGACTATTCATCATGAGGGATATTATCAATGTGATCTTGTAACACCTGATGGGAATTTTCAATCTTGCTATAACCTCAGTGTGTTAG TGCCTCCTCCTGTAATAAACCTGTCTGAGGAAGAAAATGGGACCGTTGTATGCAAGGCTGCAGCTGGGAAGCCGGCTGCCCAGATCTCCTGGGACCCAGAAGGAGTCTGTTTCACTGTGAAGGAAACTCATCATAACAGGACAGTGACTGTGAAAAGCATTTGTACACGGAATAGCTTCAATGCATCCAATGTCAACTGCTTCATTTCCCATTTGACTGGGAATAGGACTCTGTTCATAAACTTTCAAGTCCATA GTTTCCAGACTTcttcaaaattcttattttgGATCCTTTCTGTTATTCCCTTGGGCTTCGTGGGATTGTTTTTTTGTAAGAAATCCAGTTGGTGCAG gAAATGTCCTAAACCAGAAGCTACTCCAGGAGCTGGAGAG GATGAAGTGGAGCCATATGCTAGCTACACAGAGAAGAGCAATCCACTATATGATTGTAGGACTGAGGTGAAGATTTCTACAACTTCATAA